The following coding sequences are from one Halobaculum sp. XH14 window:
- a CDS encoding GNAT family N-acetyltransferase, protein MEFVPLDVARDAASVANVVSRSMRASYALSPDQIDAVVDEEFAEAALAGKADREDVVMLVARGEGDAGGGPAGAADETGDGTEVAEPGEGKPVEGFAEGEFGDDGAVIRWLHVDPEARGAGVGTALFERLTDAFDERDARTVRSNVLAEDVEGGTFCEQFGFVRVDRADVEFGDLSLVAEVYASPNAVDPAETEGFDPLAEGEEPPERAEAPDGTEVFVDPEDPLSGTIAPFFAAFESAEFEARHGYFCGACRTVTTEVDQQDRVVCPACGNRHRPSDWDGSYL, encoded by the coding sequence ATGGAGTTCGTCCCGCTCGACGTCGCGCGCGACGCCGCGTCGGTCGCCAACGTCGTCTCCCGCTCGATGCGGGCCTCGTACGCGCTGAGCCCCGACCAGATCGACGCCGTCGTCGACGAGGAGTTCGCCGAGGCGGCGCTCGCCGGGAAAGCCGACCGCGAGGACGTCGTCATGCTCGTCGCCCGCGGGGAGGGCGACGCCGGCGGCGGGCCGGCCGGAGCCGCGGACGAGACGGGGGACGGCACGGAGGTCGCGGAGCCGGGGGAGGGAAAACCGGTCGAGGGGTTCGCGGAGGGCGAGTTCGGGGACGACGGCGCGGTGATCCGCTGGCTCCACGTCGACCCCGAGGCGCGCGGCGCGGGCGTCGGGACGGCGCTGTTCGAGCGGCTCACGGACGCGTTCGACGAGCGCGACGCGCGGACGGTCCGCTCGAACGTCCTCGCCGAGGACGTCGAGGGCGGCACGTTCTGCGAGCAGTTCGGCTTCGTCCGCGTCGACCGCGCCGACGTCGAGTTCGGCGACCTCTCGCTCGTCGCGGAGGTGTACGCCAGCCCGAACGCGGTCGACCCCGCCGAGACCGAGGGGTTCGACCCGCTGGCCGAGGGCGAGGAGCCGCCCGAACGCGCCGAGGCTCCCGACGGGACCGAGGTGTTCGTCGACCCCGAGGACCCGCTCTCCGGCACCATCGCCCCGTTCTTCGCGGCGTTCGAGTCCGCGGAGTTCGAGGCGCGCCACGGCTACTTCTGCGGGGCGTGCCGGACCGTCACGACCGAGGTCGACCAGCAGGACCGGGTCGTCTGCCCGGCGTGTGGCAACCGCCACCGGCCGTCGGACTGGGACGGGTCGTACCTCTGA
- a CDS encoding helix-turn-helix domain-containing protein, giving the protein MKLDGTDQALLSALGDDQHTVEALAADLDRPSDELRSRLRALADNGLVTESTGGDVRRTDSGRRVAARRAGATDSRIDTTPAVERVLATFRLRPDEADAVRDSFAFLRYWGRATPDELIDAIHREEPAGYATGDTWWTDCVRDPLAALPRVVAPTRPTDSWRYAGPPESATSGADGTRRLGRGGHRPFGSVKQAIESLALAPAEREAVRAAFGVVRRRGEASERDVAAATFPDHPAGYPTPDAWTAGLVRPAFARLPGVSRVRGDGWRYRRRSPPRPRRRRPDGPRAL; this is encoded by the coding sequence ATGAAACTCGATGGGACGGACCAGGCGCTCCTGTCGGCGCTCGGCGACGACCAGCACACGGTCGAGGCGCTCGCGGCCGACCTCGACCGCCCGTCGGACGAACTCCGGAGTCGGTTGCGGGCGCTCGCGGACAACGGGCTGGTCACGGAGTCGACGGGGGGCGACGTTCGGCGGACCGACAGCGGTCGTCGCGTCGCCGCCAGGCGTGCCGGCGCGACCGACAGCCGCATCGACACCACGCCGGCCGTCGAGCGCGTGCTCGCGACGTTCCGGCTCCGTCCGGACGAGGCCGACGCCGTCAGGGACTCGTTCGCGTTCCTCCGCTACTGGGGGCGGGCCACCCCGGACGAACTGATCGACGCCATCCACCGTGAGGAACCCGCCGGGTACGCGACCGGCGACACGTGGTGGACCGACTGCGTGCGCGACCCGCTGGCCGCGCTCCCCCGCGTCGTCGCGCCGACGCGGCCGACCGACTCCTGGCGGTACGCCGGCCCGCCCGAATCGGCGACGTCGGGCGCGGACGGCACGCGGCGGCTCGGCCGCGGCGGCCATCGTCCGTTCGGCAGCGTGAAACAGGCCATCGAGTCGCTCGCGCTCGCTCCGGCCGAACGGGAGGCCGTCCGGGCCGCGTTCGGCGTCGTCCGGCGGCGGGGCGAGGCGTCCGAGCGCGACGTCGCCGCCGCCACGTTCCCGGACCACCCCGCCGGTTACCCGACGCCGGACGCGTGGACGGCCGGACTCGTCCGCCCCGCGTTCGCCCGGCTTCCCGGCGTGAGTCGTGTCCGTGGCGACGGCTGGCGGTATCGACGGCGATCCCCGCCCCGGCCACGCCGACGGCGTCCCGACGGACCCCGCGCTCTGTGA
- a CDS encoding dodecin family protein, whose translation MTTIKIIKVLGTSEQSWEDAAKEAIAEANETIDDIHGVEVEGWTAEVEDGEITQYKATAEVAFPVHDER comes from the coding sequence GTGACGACGATCAAGATAATCAAAGTCCTCGGGACGTCCGAGCAGTCCTGGGAGGACGCAGCGAAGGAGGCCATCGCCGAAGCGAACGAGACGATCGACGACATCCACGGCGTCGAGGTGGAGGGCTGGACCGCCGAGGTCGAGGACGGGGAGATCACCCAGTACAAGGCGACCGCGGAGGTGGCGTTCCCGGTCCACGACGAGCGATAA
- a CDS encoding DUF7471 family protein yields the protein MRSVLLAGGHGGDPWYALVLGLAAVGGAILLGGGLAAFLRRGTRSYLLVALALGTLLARTALAVGAAWGAVDANTHHFGEHVLDVAMAGLVIAAVVYARRTGGVGS from the coding sequence ATGCGATCTGTGCTCCTCGCCGGCGGCCACGGCGGCGACCCGTGGTACGCGCTCGTCCTCGGCCTCGCGGCCGTCGGCGGGGCGATCCTGCTTGGCGGGGGGTTAGCGGCGTTCCTCCGGCGCGGCACGCGGTCGTACCTGCTCGTCGCGCTCGCGCTCGGGACGCTCCTGGCGCGGACGGCGCTGGCGGTCGGCGCGGCGTGGGGCGCGGTCGACGCGAACACGCACCACTTCGGCGAGCACGTCCTCGACGTGGCGATGGCGGGGCTGGTCATCGCCGCGGTCGTCTACGCCCGCAGGACGGGAGGTGTCGGCTCGTGA
- a CDS encoding endonuclease/exonuclease/phosphatase family protein, whose amino-acid sequence MSDDDAGTAGTTTRLSVMSYNVRFDNPPVDPFTWRERRDDVASVVRFHGPDVVGLQEALHDQLADLRERLPGYEWLSAGRAAARNAGEYAAVGYDADRFERVDGSTFWLSETPDEPGSVGWDAEFPRLVRWVRLRERTTGAELVHFNTHFDHKGETARVRSAELLRERVRRHAPGTPVVVTGDLNCLAGDAPYRHLVGTERAGEVDEADRGDEAATPSLRDCHHAAETPHHGPLTTRTEFDALVPDRKIDHVLASPDVPVTSHAIAADTTADGRYPSDHLPIVADLAVPVPDRAGVSTPATGTGSPVGE is encoded by the coding sequence GTGAGTGACGATGACGCCGGGACGGCGGGCACGACGACGCGGCTCTCGGTGATGTCGTACAACGTGCGCTTCGACAACCCGCCGGTGGACCCGTTCACCTGGCGCGAGCGCCGCGACGACGTGGCGAGCGTGGTTCGGTTCCACGGCCCCGACGTCGTCGGGCTCCAGGAGGCGCTCCACGACCAGCTCGCGGACCTGCGCGAGCGGCTGCCCGGCTACGAGTGGCTGAGCGCGGGCCGGGCGGCGGCGCGCAACGCCGGCGAGTACGCCGCCGTCGGCTACGACGCCGACCGGTTCGAGCGCGTCGACGGCTCGACGTTCTGGCTCTCGGAGACGCCCGACGAGCCGGGGAGCGTCGGCTGGGACGCCGAGTTCCCGCGGCTGGTCCGGTGGGTTCGCCTCCGCGAGCGGACGACCGGCGCGGAGCTCGTCCACTTCAACACGCACTTCGACCACAAGGGCGAGACCGCGCGGGTCCGGAGCGCGGAGCTGCTCCGCGAGCGCGTCCGCCGGCACGCCCCGGGAACGCCGGTCGTCGTGACCGGCGACCTGAACTGCCTCGCCGGCGACGCGCCGTACCGGCATCTGGTGGGGACCGAGCGGGCCGGCGAGGTGGACGAGGCGGACCGCGGAGACGAAGCGGCGACGCCGTCCCTCCGGGACTGCCACCACGCCGCCGAGACGCCCCACCACGGCCCGCTGACGACCCGGACCGAGTTCGACGCGCTCGTCCCCGACCGCAAGATCGACCACGTGCTCGCCTCGCCGGACGTCCCGGTCACGAGCCACGCGATCGCCGCGGACACGACCGCCGACGGCCGCTACCCGTCGGACCACCTGCCCATCGTGGCCGACCTCGCCGTGCCGGTGCCCGACCGGGCGGGCGTCTCGACGCCGGCGACGGGGACCGGCAGCCCTGTCGGCGAGTAG
- a CDS encoding COG4315 family predicted lipoprotein produces MAPTRRALLGAAGAAAATLPLAGCIGSDGGDGGDGGTDSPGSTEEPTVEPTDEPTAASTDGTTTGSDAAEATVAVRSHPEHGDVLVGPDGLTLYMFDSDTRGAGASTCYDGCASAWPALTVDGEPTAGEGVSAELTAFEREDGATQVSANGWPLYYFASDAEPGDASGQGVNDVWWVLTPAGVPIRPGEGTTTPAGTAATTAAGETSTAADGDGSGDGGRY; encoded by the coding sequence ATGGCACCGACACGACGCGCGCTGCTCGGCGCTGCCGGCGCGGCTGCCGCGACGCTCCCCCTCGCGGGCTGTATCGGCAGCGACGGCGGCGACGGCGGCGACGGCGGCACGGACTCGCCAGGGTCGACCGAGGAACCCACCGTGGAGCCGACCGACGAGCCGACGGCTGCATCGACCGACGGAACCACGACCGGATCCGACGCCGCGGAGGCGACGGTCGCCGTGCGCTCGCATCCCGAGCACGGCGACGTCCTCGTGGGTCCGGACGGGCTGACGCTGTACATGTTCGACTCCGACACGCGGGGCGCGGGCGCGAGCACCTGTTATGACGGCTGCGCGTCGGCGTGGCCGGCGCTCACCGTCGACGGCGAACCGACCGCAGGCGAGGGCGTCTCGGCCGAACTGACGGCGTTCGAGCGCGAGGACGGGGCCACGCAGGTCTCGGCGAACGGCTGGCCGCTGTACTACTTCGCCAGCGACGCGGAACCGGGCGACGCCAGCGGCCAGGGAGTCAACGACGTCTGGTGGGTACTGACGCCGGCGGGGGTTCCGATCCGTCCCGGCGAGGGGACGACGACCCCGGCGGGGACTGCCGCGACGACCGCCGCCGGGGAAACCTCGACCGCCGCCGACGGGGACGGTTCGGGCGACGGCGGGCGCTACTGA
- a CDS encoding CBS domain-containing protein — MYGPTENDPYARTEASYQHPQRESARRSRQGYGQQGQQPAGARSRQNPQRQQQGRQTQQGMNQQGVSQQGLDQQGLDQQGYGQHPQGAGGQSGYEGQQTQQGYAQQPPRGTPQYRHQPNTASQQQPQGRGMQSQMQPPSAQAGGDQQFGGRARLRPVALEEVVQTDVVTVAPDEPVSAAVGTMAEEVVGSIVVVEDDRPVGIVTDRSVALALDATPDVAERDVEEVMTTDPVTATMESSVFDAIGVLEEAGVRRLPIVDADGRLEGIVTLDDVLVLLGSKLDDAAAIIRAQSPRY; from the coding sequence ATGTACGGACCAACGGAGAACGACCCCTACGCTCGCACGGAAGCGTCGTATCAGCACCCCCAGCGCGAGTCAGCACGGCGGAGCCGCCAGGGCTACGGGCAGCAGGGCCAGCAGCCGGCGGGGGCCCGCTCCCGGCAGAACCCGCAGCGACAACAGCAGGGACGGCAGACTCAGCAGGGGATGAACCAGCAGGGAGTGAGCCAGCAGGGACTCGACCAGCAGGGACTCGACCAGCAGGGCTACGGCCAGCACCCCCAGGGGGCCGGCGGCCAGTCCGGCTACGAGGGACAGCAGACTCAGCAGGGGTACGCCCAGCAGCCACCCCGGGGAACGCCCCAGTATCGACACCAGCCGAACACCGCGTCACAGCAGCAGCCCCAGGGACGAGGGATGCAGTCTCAGATGCAGCCACCGAGCGCGCAGGCCGGCGGCGACCAGCAGTTCGGGGGGCGCGCCCGGCTTCGGCCGGTAGCGCTCGAGGAGGTCGTCCAGACCGACGTCGTCACCGTCGCGCCCGACGAGCCGGTGTCGGCGGCCGTCGGGACGATGGCCGAGGAGGTCGTCGGGAGCATCGTCGTCGTCGAGGACGACCGGCCGGTCGGCATCGTCACCGACCGCTCGGTGGCGCTGGCGCTCGACGCGACGCCCGACGTCGCCGAGCGAGACGTCGAGGAAGTGATGACGACCGACCCCGTGACGGCGACGATGGAGTCGAGCGTCTTCGACGCCATCGGCGTCCTCGAGGAGGCCGGCGTCCGCCGGCTCCCCATCGTCGACGCCGACGGACGGCTCGAGGGAATCGTCACGCTCGACGACGTCCTCGTCCTGCTCGGCTCGAAACTCGACGACGCAGCGGCGATCATCCGGGCACAGTCGCCCCGGTACTGA
- a CDS encoding DUF7553 family protein, whose amino-acid sequence MVDEEDGQSEGGRRPGRALEELDRAAAAADAERREQLRSIEEGFREIVGGEATADAAPHADRIEELEEKLAALAGRTDGEVNRRINTAEALIAGYWRDVSEE is encoded by the coding sequence ATGGTGGACGAGGAGGACGGCCAGTCGGAGGGAGGGCGGAGACCCGGGCGCGCCCTGGAGGAACTCGACCGCGCCGCCGCCGCGGCCGACGCCGAACGGAGGGAACAGCTCCGCTCCATCGAGGAGGGGTTCCGGGAGATCGTGGGCGGGGAGGCGACCGCGGACGCCGCCCCGCACGCCGACCGGATCGAGGAGCTGGAGGAGAAGCTCGCGGCGCTCGCGGGCCGGACGGACGGGGAGGTCAACCGGCGAATCAACACGGCGGAGGCGCTGATCGCCGGCTACTGGCGCGACGTCTCGGAGGAGTGA
- a CDS encoding DUF7130 family rubredoxin-like protein, with protein MSGRGETPMEEGEDAGADGADLAFGQTLYTEEGDPVGIIRGLEEGGLFLSLRDGVESLSIAHARSGQAFGEAELMWRCLNCGEMGEIDDGLPARCPNCGIEREALMYWTED; from the coding sequence ATGAGCGGACGTGGAGAGACGCCGATGGAGGAGGGCGAGGACGCCGGCGCCGACGGAGCCGACCTCGCGTTCGGACAGACGCTGTACACGGAAGAGGGCGACCCGGTCGGGATCATCCGCGGCCTCGAGGAGGGTGGCCTGTTCCTCAGCCTCCGGGACGGCGTCGAGTCGCTCAGCATCGCGCACGCCCGCTCGGGGCAGGCGTTCGGCGAGGCCGAGCTGATGTGGCGCTGTCTGAACTGCGGCGAGATGGGCGAGATCGACGACGGCCTGCCCGCGCGGTGTCCCAACTGCGGCATCGAGCGCGAGGCGCTGATGTACTGGACGGAGGACTGA
- a CDS encoding helix-turn-helix domain-containing protein, whose product MTTIVRATLPAGQFALENTFQRVPSAEFEIVRVVANSTDRVLPLLWATADDGAAFDSLPDAVREDPTTREVSVVTEFDTEYLLKLEWEMHVRVLFYVLQEEDATILDARTKADDWHFRILFPEHDSVASMYQSCQEYDVSLDIKQITQLSDSFRRGWFGLTEHQYETIVGAYREGYYAVPREANLEELAGSFGVSHQALSERLRRGHEKLIANAMHLETSTV is encoded by the coding sequence ATGACGACGATCGTGAGAGCCACGCTACCGGCAGGACAGTTCGCGCTCGAGAACACGTTCCAGCGGGTGCCCTCGGCCGAGTTCGAGATCGTGCGCGTGGTCGCCAACAGCACGGACCGCGTGCTCCCGCTCCTCTGGGCGACCGCCGACGACGGGGCCGCGTTCGACTCGCTTCCCGACGCCGTCCGGGAGGACCCGACGACCCGGGAGGTGTCGGTCGTCACCGAGTTCGACACCGAGTACCTCCTGAAACTCGAGTGGGAGATGCACGTCCGCGTCCTCTTTTACGTCCTCCAGGAGGAGGACGCGACCATCCTCGACGCGAGGACGAAAGCGGACGACTGGCACTTCCGGATCCTGTTCCCGGAACACGACTCGGTCGCCTCGATGTACCAGTCGTGCCAGGAGTACGACGTGTCACTCGACATCAAACAGATAACTCAACTTTCCGACTCGTTCAGGCGGGGGTGGTTCGGACTGACCGAGCACCAGTACGAGACCATCGTCGGCGCGTACCGGGAGGGGTACTACGCGGTCCCGCGGGAGGCGAACCTGGAGGAGCTCGCGGGCAGCTTCGGCGTCTCGCATCAGGCGCTCTCCGAGCGGCTCCGGCGCGGTCACGAGAAGCTCATCGCCAACGCGATGCATCTGGAAACGTCCACGGTCTGA
- a CDS encoding CDP-glycerol glycerophosphotransferase family protein gives MMVPILYTFDRPFMRKTYEAIDRHVDVESAFLALGPEAEGCSDALREVEREPGESIDAAVERVDPAVVVRNHTLDPGGFAFDGERTVVHVRHGASVGRGEVGTTLGRLRDVVDVALAPGERWGERYREGFPDGVTVAVVGVPEADALVEADPPREGRVLYAPTNHNYGGGSYLHTAEHVLDTFADTEYELLFRPHPMDRREEPGKSVTERCRERIASLPNVTFDEGGTPGESLLSADVLVSDYSGIVTEWLHTDRPLIQLTALDADDREVPPAGYRTDRLDLETVDDLYAHGPPEAVRERRAAFRADLGIPMDGRAGERAATEVLACTR, from the coding sequence ATGATGGTACCTATCCTGTACACGTTCGATCGGCCGTTCATGCGGAAGACGTACGAGGCGATCGACCGACACGTCGACGTCGAGTCGGCCTTCCTCGCGCTCGGGCCGGAGGCCGAGGGATGCTCGGACGCGCTCCGGGAGGTCGAGCGCGAGCCGGGCGAGTCCATCGACGCCGCCGTCGAGCGGGTCGACCCGGCCGTCGTCGTCCGGAACCACACGCTCGACCCCGGCGGGTTCGCCTTCGATGGCGAGCGAACCGTGGTCCACGTCCGCCACGGCGCGTCCGTCGGGCGGGGCGAGGTCGGGACGACGCTCGGGCGGCTCCGCGACGTCGTCGACGTCGCGCTCGCGCCGGGCGAGCGCTGGGGCGAGCGCTACCGCGAGGGGTTCCCGGACGGCGTCACGGTGGCAGTCGTCGGCGTCCCGGAGGCCGACGCGCTGGTCGAGGCCGACCCGCCCCGCGAGGGGCGAGTACTCTACGCGCCGACGAACCACAACTACGGCGGCGGGAGCTACCTGCACACGGCCGAACACGTCCTCGACACGTTCGCCGACACCGAGTACGAACTCCTGTTTCGCCCGCACCCGATGGATCGGCGAGAGGAGCCAGGGAAGTCGGTGACAGAACGGTGCCGCGAGCGCATCGCGTCGCTGCCGAACGTCACCTTCGACGAGGGAGGGACGCCGGGCGAGAGCCTGCTCTCGGCGGATGTACTCGTCTCCGACTACTCCGGCATCGTCACCGAGTGGCTCCACACGGACCGCCCGCTGATCCAGCTCACGGCCCTCGACGCGGACGACCGCGAGGTTCCGCCCGCGGGCTACCGGACCGATCGACTCGACCTCGAGACGGTGGACGACCTGTACGCGCACGGCCCGCCCGAGGCGGTTCGGGAGCGCCGGGCGGCGTTCCGGGCCGACCTCGGGATCCCGATGGACGGTCGTGCCGGCGAACGCGCGGCGACGGAGGTGCTGGCATGCACGCGGTGA
- a CDS encoding DUF7405 family protein, giving the protein MTDTDGLSRREFGKAAVAAGGAAALSACVERLDPADPIPSGDGAAAHPTGQHEWNEFLRTDDAGNHRLPRHHVFLYCSVSGGGTPGTAARESVAGAFDALDEAFAWGPEGLFHSVGYSPAYFDRYDGSLPDSVDLPHPEPLAPFETPTFDEQDLLVHLASDRPDAVLAAEEALTGERDRANGVAVPSALAGAATVDSRRTGFMEVGKPHAEGDDLSGVPQPNPIPEESPLFMGFVAGLRANQATESYVTLPEGPFAGGTTKVVSNWRQRLNDWYGEQGDEERVTEMFSPGHTARGLVEGVGENLGDDSGVDAFIDDVVADAEEYGRVGHAQKAARANRDEDGNVRLLRRHVESTDDDAASLHFPALQRGITAFEEVRRAMNGTDATAATPAVRQRVNNGILEYIFVRRRGYFLIPPRDLRALPRPVGGAGG; this is encoded by the coding sequence ATGACCGACACCGACGGCCTCTCGCGGCGCGAGTTCGGGAAGGCCGCCGTCGCCGCGGGCGGCGCTGCCGCGCTCTCGGCCTGCGTCGAGCGGCTCGACCCGGCCGACCCCATCCCGTCCGGCGACGGTGCCGCCGCACACCCGACCGGCCAGCACGAGTGGAACGAGTTCCTCCGCACCGACGACGCGGGCAACCATCGGCTTCCCCGACACCACGTGTTCCTCTACTGTTCGGTCTCGGGCGGGGGGACGCCCGGGACGGCCGCCCGCGAGTCCGTCGCCGGGGCGTTCGACGCGCTGGACGAGGCGTTCGCGTGGGGGCCGGAAGGGCTGTTCCACTCGGTCGGCTACTCGCCCGCGTACTTCGACCGCTACGACGGGTCGCTCCCCGACTCGGTCGACCTCCCGCACCCCGAGCCGCTGGCGCCGTTCGAGACGCCGACGTTCGACGAGCAGGACCTGCTCGTCCACCTCGCCTCGGACCGTCCCGACGCCGTGCTGGCCGCCGAGGAGGCGCTGACGGGCGAGCGCGACCGGGCCAACGGCGTCGCGGTCCCGTCCGCGCTCGCCGGGGCTGCAACGGTCGACTCGCGCCGGACCGGCTTCATGGAGGTCGGCAAGCCCCACGCGGAGGGCGACGACCTCTCGGGCGTGCCACAGCCCAACCCCATCCCCGAGGAGTCGCCGCTGTTCATGGGGTTCGTGGCCGGCCTCCGTGCGAACCAGGCGACCGAATCGTACGTCACCCTCCCCGAGGGCCCGTTCGCCGGCGGCACGACGAAGGTCGTCTCCAACTGGCGACAGCGCCTGAACGACTGGTACGGAGAGCAGGGCGACGAGGAACGCGTCACCGAGATGTTCTCGCCCGGCCACACGGCCCGGGGGCTCGTCGAGGGCGTCGGGGAGAACCTCGGCGACGACAGCGGCGTCGACGCCTTCATCGACGACGTCGTCGCGGACGCCGAGGAGTACGGCCGGGTCGGCCACGCGCAGAAGGCCGCGCGGGCGAACCGCGACGAGGACGGCAACGTGCGGCTGCTGCGCCGGCACGTCGAGTCGACCGACGACGACGCGGCGAGCCTCCACTTCCCGGCGCTCCAGCGCGGGATCACCGCGTTCGAGGAGGTGCGCCGCGCGATGAACGGCACCGACGCGACGGCGGCGACGCCGGCGGTCCGCCAGCGGGTGAACAACGGCATCCTCGAGTACATCTTCGTCCGGCGGCGCGGCTACTTCCTGATCCCGCCGCGGGACCTACGGGCGCTGCCGCGACCGGTCGGGGGCGCCGGGGGGTAG
- a CDS encoding winged helix-turn-helix transcriptional regulator, whose protein sequence is MSQPPTRERVASYVRSHPGLHFNELVRRLDLAPGQAQYHLRGLTGDGDLCREEVSGRTHYFPAEYGPDDRLLVALLRRETARDVCLELLETPRRPASLAEDLDVARSTLEWHLDGLVDADVVRKRRDQRGRVTLELTDPEATARGLRVVRPSLPDRLLDRFTRLVDGLLEGE, encoded by the coding sequence ATGAGCCAGCCCCCGACCCGGGAGCGGGTCGCCTCGTACGTCCGGAGCCACCCCGGCCTCCACTTCAACGAACTCGTCCGCCGGCTCGACCTCGCGCCGGGGCAAGCCCAGTACCACCTCCGCGGGCTGACCGGCGACGGCGACCTGTGCCGCGAGGAGGTGTCGGGCCGGACCCACTACTTCCCTGCCGAGTACGGTCCCGACGACCGCCTGCTCGTCGCGCTGTTGCGCCGCGAGACCGCGCGGGACGTCTGTCTCGAACTGCTCGAGACGCCCCGCCGACCGGCGTCGCTGGCCGAGGACCTCGACGTCGCCCGGAGCACGCTGGAGTGGCACCTCGACGGCCTCGTCGACGCCGACGTGGTCCGAAAGCGGCGCGACCAGCGCGGGCGCGTCACGCTCGAACTCACGGACCCCGAGGCGACCGCGCGGGGGCTGCGGGTCGTCCGCCCGTCGCTCCCGGACCGCCTGCTCGACCGCTTCACGCGGCTGGTCGACGGGCTGCTGGAGGGCGAGTGA
- a CDS encoding NTP transferase domain-containing protein, which translates to MHAVILAAGEGSRMGEHTEDVPKAFMEVGGRTLYEYQREAIDPHVEDVTVALGYRHEKVLDRVHTAQAVVVEAWDEYDNAESLYRALEGIDDDVLVLNGDVVVTPEAVASVRRRYRDLEGESVVVHLPGIQTEHTAIRLDERSRVTDYGEITGFRHAGMGVLDREHIDAAAAHLRRNRGGWYPSMYLTVPTRGVEIPESDHVEINRPRDRRAAKGRLPLG; encoded by the coding sequence ATGCACGCGGTGATCCTCGCCGCCGGGGAGGGGAGTCGGATGGGCGAACACACCGAGGACGTGCCGAAGGCGTTCATGGAGGTCGGCGGGCGGACGCTGTACGAGTACCAGCGCGAGGCGATCGACCCGCACGTCGAGGACGTGACCGTCGCGCTCGGCTACCGCCATGAGAAGGTGCTCGACCGCGTGCACACGGCCCAGGCCGTCGTCGTGGAGGCGTGGGACGAGTACGACAACGCCGAGTCGCTCTACCGGGCGCTGGAGGGGATCGACGACGACGTGCTCGTGCTCAACGGCGACGTGGTCGTCACGCCCGAGGCGGTCGCCAGCGTGCGCCGGCGCTACCGGGACCTCGAGGGCGAGAGCGTCGTCGTCCACCTGCCCGGGATCCAGACCGAACACACCGCCATCCGGCTGGACGAGCGGAGCCGAGTCACCGACTACGGGGAGATCACCGGCTTCCGCCACGCCGGGATGGGCGTCCTCGACCGCGAGCACATCGACGCGGCGGCCGCCCACCTCCGCCGGAACCGGGGCGGCTGGTACCCCTCGATGTACCTCACCGTGCCGACCCGCGGCGTCGAGATCCCGGAGTCTGACCACGTCGAGATCAACCGTCCGCGGGACAGGCGCGCCGCGAAAGGACGGCTGCCGCTGGGCTGA